Proteins encoded in a region of the Corallococcus caeni genome:
- a CDS encoding ATP-grasp domain-containing protein: MNFVFISPHFPSQYFHFATALRERGVSVLGIGDTPYESLRQELRESLREYFFVPSLTDYDALLRATGYLTWRHGRMDRIESLNESWLEVEARLREDFHVPGLQPQDILKLRSKSGMAEVFHASGVPHPDLLRVRDADQVKTFAARVGYPLVLKPDVGVGAAHTFKVASDAEVDAALAHPLPTSYVAQPFVRGTIVTYDGIVDRHGVIVFNLSHEYSDGGMETVTERRDISFWSLQHIPAALDVLGRQVVAAFGLRERWFHLEFFRLPDGRFVVLEANLRPPGGFMTDMMNYTCDIDVYRLYARVVTGDPVADFQYTPRHHVCHSARRHGRRYKHSHAQIVERLGKSLLVHRELPPIYHSLLGEEMYLTRHADRESMQDAVRFIQAT, encoded by the coding sequence ATGAACTTCGTCTTCATCTCCCCCCACTTCCCCTCCCAGTACTTCCACTTCGCCACCGCGCTGCGCGAGCGCGGGGTGTCCGTGCTGGGCATCGGTGACACGCCCTACGAGTCCCTGCGCCAGGAGCTGCGCGAGTCCCTGCGCGAATACTTCTTCGTGCCCAGCCTCACCGACTACGACGCCCTCCTGCGTGCCACCGGCTACCTCACCTGGCGCCACGGCCGCATGGACCGCATCGAGTCCCTCAACGAGTCCTGGCTCGAAGTCGAAGCCCGCCTGCGCGAGGACTTCCACGTCCCCGGCCTCCAGCCCCAGGACATCCTCAAGCTGCGCTCCAAGTCCGGCATGGCGGAGGTGTTCCATGCCTCCGGCGTTCCGCACCCGGACCTCCTGCGCGTGCGCGACGCGGACCAGGTGAAGACCTTCGCCGCGCGCGTGGGCTACCCGCTGGTGCTCAAGCCCGACGTGGGCGTGGGCGCCGCCCACACGTTCAAGGTCGCCAGCGACGCGGAGGTGGACGCCGCGCTCGCCCACCCGCTGCCCACGTCCTACGTGGCCCAGCCCTTCGTGCGCGGCACCATCGTCACCTACGACGGCATCGTGGACCGCCACGGCGTCATCGTCTTCAACCTCAGCCACGAATACAGCGACGGCGGCATGGAGACCGTCACCGAACGGCGCGACATCTCCTTCTGGAGCCTCCAGCACATCCCCGCCGCGCTCGACGTGCTGGGCCGACAGGTCGTCGCCGCGTTCGGCCTGCGCGAGCGCTGGTTCCACCTGGAGTTCTTCCGCCTGCCGGATGGCCGCTTCGTCGTGCTGGAGGCCAACCTGCGCCCGCCCGGCGGTTTCATGACGGACATGATGAACTACACGTGCGACATCGACGTGTACCGGCTCTATGCCCGCGTGGTGACGGGCGACCCGGTGGCGGACTTCCAGTACACGCCGCGCCACCACGTCTGTCATAGCGCCCGCCGTCACGGCCGCCGCTACAAACACTCCCACGCGCAGATCGTCGAGCGGCTGGGCAAGTCGCTGCTCGTGCACCGCGAGCTGCCGCCCATCTACCACTCGCTGCTGGGCGAGGAGATGTACCTCACGCGCCACGCGGACCGCGAATCGATGCAGGACGCGGTGCGCTTCATCCAGGCGACGTGA
- a CDS encoding lamin tail domain-containing protein, with translation MRLGLGWVLGWMGACGLPTWEEEPQACEALVPGDLVITEYLNDPTGADTGKEYVELHNPTRETVDLLGVTLFTARDEAAQERVYTFTTGLPVDAGTFVVLGDVREGALPEHVDGTYGEALGALGNSAGLLGLRCGTRVLDTVVLGAPAKSGAARTYDGRLVPDAEGNDDLSRWCDAPESAPGGTRGSPGSANAPCPALADGGVPSGVTTCLPPGAVLPREIQPPRPGALIITEVMANPRGDDTVGEWLEVRATVPVDLNGLTVGTDTSGTRLESERCLSLAAGESALLARRKEPEVNGGLPEPLATFSVDLRNAGGVVAVRAGGVLIDSALYGPALDGVATQVSAPLTADAKGNDVTASWCAATEAYGDKGNLGTPGRTNRACTGTDAGATQAGCIDRTTGQPRALRAPSVGSLVLTEFMADPAAVPDALGEWVEVLALREVDLNGVTLANEAGRSLLESPLCLSMKAGSFAVLARGDDASLNGGLPAVLGTFGFGLGNGAGAHVLKLSVQGTVLDSVAFTTAASPGVSSQLDSRVRDVTGNDAAGAFCPTPSGATYGVGDRGTPGRENRTCAP, from the coding sequence GTGAGGCTGGGATTGGGATGGGTGCTGGGGTGGATGGGGGCGTGCGGACTGCCCACGTGGGAGGAGGAGCCGCAAGCCTGTGAAGCGCTGGTGCCGGGGGACCTCGTCATCACCGAGTACCTCAACGACCCCACGGGCGCGGACACGGGCAAGGAGTACGTGGAGCTCCACAACCCCACCCGCGAGACCGTGGACCTGCTGGGCGTGACGCTCTTCACCGCGCGCGACGAGGCGGCACAGGAGCGGGTCTATACGTTCACCACGGGCCTGCCGGTGGATGCTGGGACCTTCGTCGTGCTGGGCGACGTGCGCGAGGGGGCGCTGCCCGAGCATGTCGATGGGACCTACGGGGAGGCGCTCGGCGCGCTGGGGAACAGCGCGGGCCTGCTGGGCCTGCGGTGCGGGACGCGCGTGCTCGACACAGTGGTTCTCGGCGCGCCGGCGAAGTCAGGCGCGGCCCGGACCTATGACGGCCGGCTCGTGCCCGATGCGGAGGGGAATGACGACCTGTCGCGCTGGTGTGATGCGCCGGAGTCCGCACCGGGCGGGACGCGGGGCAGTCCAGGAAGCGCGAACGCGCCGTGTCCCGCGCTGGCGGACGGCGGAGTGCCTTCCGGCGTCACGACGTGCCTGCCGCCGGGAGCGGTGTTGCCCCGGGAGATCCAACCCCCGCGCCCAGGAGCGCTGATCATCACCGAGGTGATGGCCAACCCGCGAGGAGACGACACGGTGGGCGAGTGGCTGGAGGTCCGCGCCACGGTGCCTGTGGACCTCAATGGACTGACGGTGGGGACGGACACCTCCGGCACACGTCTGGAGTCGGAGCGCTGTCTGTCCCTCGCCGCCGGAGAGTCCGCGCTGCTCGCGCGCAGGAAGGAGCCGGAGGTGAACGGCGGCCTGCCGGAGCCCCTGGCCACGTTCTCCGTGGACCTGCGCAACGCGGGCGGTGTGGTCGCCGTGCGCGCGGGAGGCGTGCTCATCGACAGCGCGCTGTATGGCCCGGCCCTGGATGGCGTGGCCACCCAGGTGTCCGCGCCGCTCACCGCCGATGCGAAGGGCAACGACGTCACCGCGTCCTGGTGCGCGGCCACGGAGGCCTACGGTGACAAGGGCAACCTGGGCACTCCGGGGCGGACCAACCGCGCCTGCACCGGGACGGACGCGGGCGCCACGCAGGCCGGCTGCATCGACCGGACGACGGGACAGCCCCGCGCGCTCCGCGCCCCCTCCGTGGGCTCGCTGGTGCTCACCGAGTTCATGGCGGATCCAGCCGCCGTCCCGGATGCGCTGGGGGAATGGGTGGAGGTGCTCGCGCTGCGCGAGGTGGACCTCAACGGGGTGACGCTCGCCAACGAGGCGGGCCGCTCCCTCCTGGAGTCCCCGCTGTGCCTTTCGATGAAGGCCGGCAGCTTCGCGGTCCTCGCGCGCGGCGACGACGCTTCGCTCAACGGTGGGTTGCCCGCCGTGCTCGGCACCTTCGGGTTCGGCCTGGGCAACGGCGCGGGGGCGCACGTGCTCAAGCTGTCCGTGCAGGGGACCGTCCTGGACTCGGTGGCCTTCACGACCGCCGCGAGCCCCGGTGTGTCGTCGCAGCTGGATTCGCGTGTGCGGGATGTCACCGGCAACGACGCGGCCGGGGCCTTCTGTCCCACGCCCTCCGGCGCGACGTACGGCGTGGGCGACCGGGGCACCCCGGGCCGGGAGAACCGGACGTGCGCGCCATGA
- a CDS encoding alpha/beta hydrolase has protein sequence MGHVHILRHFPSPQEGFNRTVRIYTPDNYDAWRDHRFPVLYMHDGQNVFAHPESAVFDTWCANRVAEESVSAGRMEPWIIVAVDSGPGRFQEYSPWDEPRNGVSARGEAYGRFLVEELKPYIDRTYRTRQGSEWTGAMGSSLGGLISLYLGWRFPQVFGRIGALSPTVMWSQGRLFDAWREHSRRWTRIYLDAGDTEFIHAGGIPLDYGRGTRDFFHHLKGLGYGDHEVSLVLEPGGEHHEKDWQRRLPGAMQWLLG, from the coding sequence ATGGGCCACGTCCACATCCTTCGCCACTTCCCCTCTCCCCAGGAGGGTTTCAACCGCACCGTCCGCATCTACACGCCGGACAATTACGACGCCTGGCGGGACCACCGCTTCCCGGTGCTCTACATGCATGACGGGCAGAACGTCTTCGCGCATCCGGAGTCCGCCGTCTTCGACACGTGGTGCGCCAACCGCGTCGCGGAGGAGAGCGTGAGCGCGGGACGGATGGAGCCGTGGATCATCGTCGCGGTGGACTCCGGCCCCGGCCGCTTCCAGGAGTACTCGCCGTGGGACGAGCCGCGCAACGGCGTCTCCGCGCGCGGCGAGGCCTACGGGCGCTTCCTCGTGGAGGAGCTGAAGCCATACATCGACCGGACGTACCGCACGCGCCAGGGCAGCGAGTGGACCGGCGCCATGGGCTCGTCGCTGGGCGGCCTCATCTCGCTGTACCTGGGGTGGAGGTTCCCGCAGGTGTTCGGGCGCATCGGCGCGCTGTCGCCCACGGTGATGTGGAGCCAGGGCCGCCTGTTCGACGCGTGGCGCGAGCACAGCCGGCGCTGGACGCGCATCTACCTGGACGCGGGCGACACGGAGTTCATCCACGCGGGCGGCATCCCCCTGGACTACGGCCGGGGCACGCGCGACTTCTTCCACCACCTCAAGGGCCTGGGCTACGGCGACCACGAGGTGTCGCTCGTGCTGGAGCCCGGCGGCGAGCACCACGAGAAGGACTGGCAGCGCCGGCTGCCGGGCGCCATGCAGTGGCTGCTCGGGTGA
- a CDS encoding DUF2378 family protein, producing MTRRPRSVPPEQRQVYVQVVEGLLQHGLKGQVSPRLRERLRQAGVDLDRPLLPLYPVPLWARCLDIVVEEVYPDVPRAEGFARLARAHVEGYGSTLLGRAVMGVMRVLGPRRMVQRLPEVLRGTDNYTEATLTERGPAHFELHLNSSLDSPGYVEALLEGLLAAGGAKAPRVTKVHDDGDSSTYALTWTPEP from the coding sequence GTGACGCGCCGGCCCCGGTCAGTGCCGCCCGAGCAGCGGCAGGTCTACGTGCAGGTCGTGGAGGGCCTGCTCCAGCACGGCCTGAAGGGCCAGGTGTCTCCCCGCCTGCGGGAACGGCTGCGTCAGGCGGGCGTGGACCTGGACCGGCCGCTCCTGCCGCTCTACCCGGTGCCGCTCTGGGCGCGGTGCCTGGACATCGTCGTCGAGGAGGTCTACCCGGACGTGCCCCGGGCGGAGGGCTTCGCCCGGCTCGCCCGGGCCCACGTGGAGGGCTACGGGTCCACGCTCCTGGGGCGCGCGGTGATGGGCGTGATGCGCGTGCTGGGGCCCCGGCGCATGGTGCAGCGGCTGCCGGAGGTCCTGCGCGGCACGGACAACTACACGGAGGCGACGCTCACGGAGCGGGGCCCCGCGCACTTCGAGCTGCACCTCAATTCGAGCCTCGACTCGCCGGGCTACGTGGAGGCCCTCCTCGAGGGCCTGCTGGCCGCGGGCGGCGCGAAGGCGCCTCGCGTGACGAAGGTGCACGACGACGGGGACAGCTCCACGTACGCGCTCACCTGGACGCCGGAGCCCTGA